Proteins encoded by one window of Chondromyces crocatus:
- a CDS encoding 6-phosphofructo-2-kinase/fructose-2,6-bisphosphatase, with protein sequence MHSLHPRDLSPHVLAMVGLPARGKTSIARKITRYLSWLGHPTRVFNVGSYRRSLLGAHHPANFFAPENREARRTLDEMAMAALDDLLAWLGGGGEVAIFDATNSTRARRQIISERCRNQGYPVVFIESICGDEAIIETNVRETKLRSPDYEGVDAREAVRDFRARIAHYTRAYEPVTDLESSYIKIIDVGRQVMLNRIHGYVPARLVPLLMNMHVAPRPIWLTRHGESLFNQQGLLGGDPDLSPRGEVYARSLAAFVRGRARELGEASGIPGEPAWIPDDVVVWTSSLRRTIQTSRPLTQRSTAWRALDEIDAGVCEGMTYEEIQLKMPQVFEARAADKFRYRYPRGESYEDVIQRLDPMIIELERQRSPVLVIAHQAVLRALYAYLMDKPPHTCPSLPIPLHTVIELVPTAYGCEERRFQLAPEIPGGDESTIAHP encoded by the coding sequence ATGCACAGCCTGCACCCCCGCGACCTCTCCCCTCACGTGCTGGCGATGGTCGGTCTGCCCGCCCGCGGCAAGACGTCGATCGCCCGCAAGATCACCCGCTATCTCTCCTGGCTCGGACACCCGACCCGCGTGTTCAACGTGGGCAGCTACCGCCGCTCGCTCCTCGGAGCGCACCACCCGGCGAACTTCTTCGCGCCGGAGAACCGCGAGGCGCGGCGCACGCTCGACGAGATGGCCATGGCCGCGCTCGACGATCTGCTCGCGTGGCTGGGCGGTGGCGGCGAGGTGGCCATCTTCGACGCGACCAACAGCACCCGGGCGCGGCGCCAGATCATCTCCGAGCGCTGCCGGAACCAGGGCTACCCGGTGGTGTTCATCGAGTCGATCTGCGGCGACGAGGCCATCATCGAGACCAACGTGCGCGAGACGAAGCTGCGCTCGCCCGACTACGAGGGCGTCGATGCCCGAGAGGCCGTGCGCGACTTCCGGGCGCGCATCGCGCACTACACGCGCGCCTACGAGCCTGTGACCGATCTGGAGAGCAGCTACATCAAGATCATCGACGTCGGCCGGCAGGTGATGCTGAACCGCATCCACGGTTACGTGCCGGCGCGGCTCGTGCCGCTGCTCATGAACATGCACGTGGCGCCGCGGCCGATCTGGCTGACCCGGCACGGCGAGAGCCTTTTCAACCAGCAAGGCCTGCTCGGCGGTGATCCCGATCTCTCTCCGCGGGGCGAGGTGTACGCCCGGAGCCTCGCGGCGTTCGTCCGAGGCCGCGCGCGCGAACTCGGCGAGGCGTCGGGGATCCCCGGCGAGCCGGCCTGGATCCCCGACGACGTGGTGGTGTGGACCAGCAGCTTGCGCCGCACCATCCAGACCTCACGCCCGCTCACCCAGCGCTCGACGGCTTGGCGCGCGCTCGACGAGATCGACGCCGGGGTCTGCGAGGGCATGACCTACGAGGAGATCCAGCTGAAGATGCCTCAGGTCTTCGAGGCGCGCGCGGCGGACAAGTTCCGCTACCGCTACCCGCGCGGCGAGTCGTACGAGGACGTCATCCAGCGGCTCGACCCGATGATCATCGAGCTCGAACGTCAGCGCAGTCCGGTGCTGGTGATCGCGCACCAAGCGGTGCTCCGCGCGCTCTATGCGTACCTCATGGACAAGCCCCCCCACACCTGCCCGAGCTTGCCGATCCCGTTGCACACGGTGATCGAGCTCGTGCCCACCGCCTACGGCTGCGAGGAGCGTCGGTTCCAGCTCGCGCCGGAGATTCCTGGCGGGGACGAGTCCACCATCGCGCACCCGTGA